Proteins encoded together in one uncultured Sphaerochaeta sp. window:
- a CDS encoding solute carrier family 23 protein, giving the protein MANQPSNAMKYGPADKPPMGQWIPLSVQHVFAMFGATILVPILTGLSPSTALFTAGTGTLIYILITGAKVPAFLGSSFAFIPALVAISSAYGVPYAMGGAVVSGLFYMLVAYIIKRSGHNWLNKALPPVVIGSVIVVIGLNLAPTAMGMAMYDGSGEYSLYFLLIATVTLSLTIIANIFGKGFFSIIPILIGLFGGYFFALAIGLIFPQYALIDFAAVKEAAWFGLPTFTLPKFNIVAAITFIMVSLATICEHLGDTLTISKVVGKDFYKDPGLHRTIAGDGIATLWASLWGGPPNTTYGENIGVLALTRVYSVYVTGGAAVVAIFLSFFPKFGALIQTIPNPVLGGISMLLFGTIASSGLRTLVDAGVNYEDKRNLTISSVILVIGIGGGMLSFAMGENLEFTLAGVALATLIGILLNIFLPKEIA; this is encoded by the coding sequence ATGGCAAATCAACCATCCAACGCCATGAAGTATGGTCCGGCCGACAAGCCACCGATGGGACAATGGATTCCCCTGAGTGTCCAGCATGTCTTCGCAATGTTCGGTGCGACCATTCTCGTCCCGATCCTTACCGGTCTCAGTCCGAGTACTGCCCTCTTTACCGCAGGTACCGGTACGCTTATCTACATCCTGATCACCGGAGCAAAGGTCCCAGCGTTCCTTGGTTCCTCATTTGCATTCATCCCGGCCCTGGTTGCAATCAGCAGTGCCTATGGGGTCCCGTATGCAATGGGTGGTGCCGTGGTCTCCGGCCTTTTTTATATGTTGGTGGCATACATCATCAAGAGAAGTGGACACAACTGGCTGAACAAGGCCCTCCCTCCAGTAGTCATCGGATCAGTCATCGTGGTCATTGGTTTGAACTTGGCACCTACTGCCATGGGTATGGCAATGTATGATGGAAGTGGTGAATACAGTCTCTATTTCTTGTTGATCGCGACCGTTACCCTCTCCTTGACCATTATTGCAAATATATTTGGTAAGGGGTTCTTCAGCATCATTCCTATTCTGATCGGGTTGTTTGGTGGTTACTTCTTTGCCCTGGCCATCGGCCTTATTTTCCCCCAGTATGCCCTGATCGATTTTGCAGCAGTCAAGGAAGCTGCTTGGTTCGGTCTTCCCACCTTCACCTTGCCAAAGTTCAATATTGTTGCAGCCATCACCTTTATCATGGTCTCCCTTGCAACCATCTGTGAGCACCTTGGCGATACACTTACGATCAGCAAGGTGGTAGGAAAGGATTTCTACAAGGATCCAGGTTTGCACAGGACCATTGCCGGTGATGGTATAGCAACGCTATGGGCATCCTTGTGGGGTGGTCCACCCAACACAACCTATGGTGAGAATATCGGGGTACTCGCACTCACTCGTGTGTACAGTGTGTATGTAACCGGTGGTGCAGCTGTCGTGGCAATTTTCCTATCGTTCTTCCCGAAGTTTGGCGCCTTGATCCAGACGATCCCCAACCCAGTACTTGGTGGTATCTCCATGTTACTCTTCGGTACCATTGCTTCCAGCGGTCTTCGTACCTTGGTTGATGCCGGAGTAAACTATGAAGACAAGCGCAATCTTACGATCAGCAGTGTGATACTGGTAATCGGAATCGGTGGCGGCATGCTTTCTTTTGCCATGGGAGAGAACCTGGAGTTCACCCTGGCTGGAGTTGCACTGGCTACCCTGATCGGTATCCTGCTCAACATCTTCCTTCCAAAGGAAATTGCATAA
- a CDS encoding iron-containing alcohol dehydrogenase has product MSVMSFSIPRTIYYGEGSLDKLAQLQGKKAAIVTGGSSMKRFGFLDQAEALLKKAGIDSILIDGVEPNPSVETVQRGAKAMLEFSPDWIVAIGGGSALDAAKVMWCFYEHPELAFEDIIQPGSMPSLRNKAKFIAIPSTSGTASEITAFSVITDTKKHIKYPIVAADMVPDIAILDPSLPMTMPKHITANTGMDVMCHAAEAVVSTAATAFTDPYAIQAIKMVLEHLPVAYHEPKNLEAREAMHEASALAGMAFTNASLGLVHSMAHKIGGEFGVTHGLANAILLPYVIAYNKKFTDKYAYAEKILGVADLAQAIKEMNQKMDIPSSFKDCSEVDFNEEKFKEVLQRMSQNAFEDPCTLTNPGTPTAADVQMLYEAAYYGTEVK; this is encoded by the coding sequence ATGAGCGTTATGAGTTTTTCCATTCCCAGAACCATCTACTATGGAGAAGGTTCCCTCGATAAACTTGCCCAGCTTCAGGGCAAGAAAGCAGCAATCGTGACCGGCGGCAGTTCAATGAAGCGTTTCGGCTTCCTGGATCAGGCTGAAGCCCTCCTGAAAAAAGCAGGCATCGATTCTATCCTGATCGACGGTGTTGAACCCAACCCATCCGTGGAAACAGTTCAAAGAGGCGCCAAGGCAATGCTTGAATTCTCCCCTGATTGGATCGTCGCAATCGGAGGCGGATCAGCGCTTGATGCAGCCAAGGTCATGTGGTGCTTCTATGAACACCCAGAGCTTGCCTTCGAAGATATCATCCAGCCGGGAAGTATGCCCTCCCTCCGCAATAAGGCAAAATTCATTGCAATCCCCTCAACCAGTGGGACAGCAAGTGAGATCACTGCGTTCTCGGTTATCACCGATACAAAGAAGCACATCAAGTATCCCATCGTTGCTGCCGACATGGTCCCAGATATTGCCATTCTCGACCCATCATTGCCCATGACAATGCCGAAGCACATCACAGCCAATACCGGTATGGATGTCATGTGCCATGCAGCAGAGGCTGTCGTCTCTACCGCAGCGACTGCATTTACCGATCCCTATGCCATCCAGGCTATCAAGATGGTCCTTGAACATCTTCCTGTTGCTTACCATGAACCGAAGAACCTGGAAGCCAGAGAGGCAATGCACGAGGCATCAGCCTTGGCAGGAATGGCTTTCACCAATGCATCCCTTGGCTTGGTTCACTCTATGGCTCACAAGATTGGTGGGGAATTTGGGGTAACCCATGGATTGGCAAACGCTATTCTTCTCCCCTACGTAATCGCCTACAACAAGAAGTTCACTGACAAGTACGCATATGCAGAGAAGATTCTCGGTGTTGCCGACCTTGCACAGGCCATCAAGGAGATGAACCAGAAGATGGATATCCCTTCCAGCTTCAAGGATTGCAGTGAGGTCGATTTCAACGAGGAGAAGTTCAAGGAAGTCTTGCAGAGAATGAGCCAAAATGCTTTTGAAGATCCCTGCACCTTGACCAATCCAGGTACTCCTACTGCCGCGGATGTACAGATGCTGTATGAAGCTGCCTACTATGGAACAGAAGTGAAATAA
- a CDS encoding 3'-5' exonuclease — protein MLNYTIVDSDSALAELRASWRERGIVSVAMDFEGEFNLHIYGEHLCLIQLFDGKSYYLVDPFTLSKESLQEFLEDTSLEKVMFDCASDSALVRKQYGIIMEGVYDIRVPAMALGYMGNLSGLVERYLPEIPKQPMSNKKKNQMTNWLKRPLRPEQIQYALSDVEHLFTLKDLLIAAVAEKGLQTKVAEQMQVVGKSKGPDKPGWTKFSSWKYLSKDEKVFLKHFFLARDGLARKYNVPAVRILEKPLLLQMAKNVPASDIDFHIYCGKCAPRQLNELVETLKKAKQEALIELGRS, from the coding sequence ATGCTTAATTATACCATCGTTGATTCTGATTCTGCCTTAGCGGAGCTACGTGCCTCTTGGAGAGAACGTGGCATTGTATCGGTTGCCATGGATTTTGAAGGGGAGTTCAATCTCCATATCTATGGGGAGCATCTCTGTCTCATCCAACTTTTTGATGGAAAATCGTATTATTTGGTTGATCCTTTCACTCTCTCCAAGGAATCCTTGCAGGAGTTTTTGGAAGATACCTCACTTGAGAAAGTGATGTTCGACTGTGCCAGTGATTCCGCTCTGGTAAGGAAGCAGTATGGAATTATCATGGAAGGTGTGTATGACATCAGGGTTCCTGCCATGGCCTTGGGCTATATGGGAAATCTCAGTGGATTGGTAGAACGTTATCTTCCAGAAATCCCCAAACAGCCGATGTCAAACAAGAAAAAGAATCAGATGACCAATTGGCTTAAGCGACCCCTGAGACCTGAACAGATCCAATATGCATTGAGTGATGTAGAACACTTATTTACGTTGAAGGATCTATTGATTGCAGCAGTAGCTGAGAAGGGGCTGCAGACAAAGGTGGCTGAGCAAATGCAGGTGGTGGGTAAGAGTAAAGGTCCTGACAAACCAGGCTGGACCAAGTTCTCTTCCTGGAAGTACCTGTCAAAAGATGAGAAGGTTTTTCTTAAGCACTTCTTCCTCGCTCGCGATGGTCTTGCAAGAAAATATAATGTCCCTGCAGTAAGAATCCTGGAAAAACCTCTTTTGCTCCAGATGGCAAAGAACGTCCCAGCCTCTGACATCGACTTTCATATCTACTGTGGAAAGTGCGCACCCAGACAGCTCAATGAGTTGGTAGAGACGCTGAAGAAAGCTAAACAGGAAGCGCTTATCGAACTTGGCCGATCCTAA
- a CDS encoding ketopantoate reductase family protein: MKHIAMLGCGAVGALYGLRLHNLLGDEHLCFLVDENRKKRYLQEGIYLNDQRAPFRYCTPEEAPVVDLVIIATKNHHLEEAISTLKPVVGPDTAILSLLNGIESERELSKAFGKEKVLYGFAVGLNSTHVGNHITYTKEGRIVFGEKSNETTERIKETSALFDRAGVSYVVPENIERELWNKFMLNTAYNTISGLLSATYGDLDQEPVWDLAQKVCKEVQKVAKAEGVLLPDSLIEENHRIVTSLGFTGKTSMCQDMEAGRKTENKWFSGTVIKLGKAHGIPTPTCEVLSALVEARENISLRIGQVR; the protein is encoded by the coding sequence ATGAAACACATTGCAATGCTTGGTTGTGGGGCAGTTGGAGCCCTCTATGGCCTACGATTACATAACCTGCTGGGTGATGAACATCTCTGCTTTCTCGTCGATGAGAACCGAAAGAAACGGTATTTGCAGGAAGGCATATACCTCAATGACCAGAGAGCTCCCTTTCGGTACTGTACCCCAGAAGAGGCTCCAGTGGTCGATCTTGTCATCATTGCCACCAAGAACCATCACCTAGAAGAAGCTATTTCCACGCTGAAACCTGTCGTTGGCCCAGATACTGCCATACTTTCCTTGCTGAATGGAATTGAAAGCGAACGGGAACTCTCAAAGGCTTTTGGAAAAGAGAAAGTACTCTATGGTTTTGCTGTAGGACTGAATTCCACTCATGTTGGTAATCATATCACCTATACCAAAGAAGGCAGAATTGTCTTCGGCGAGAAGAGCAATGAAACAACAGAACGAATCAAGGAGACCTCCGCCCTGTTTGACCGTGCAGGTGTTTCTTATGTAGTGCCAGAGAACATTGAGCGTGAACTCTGGAACAAGTTCATGCTCAACACTGCGTACAACACAATAAGCGGACTGCTCTCTGCAACCTATGGAGATCTGGACCAAGAGCCGGTATGGGATCTTGCGCAGAAAGTATGCAAGGAAGTACAGAAGGTTGCAAAGGCTGAGGGGGTCCTCCTTCCTGATTCACTCATTGAGGAGAATCATCGTATCGTGACCTCACTTGGTTTTACAGGTAAAACCTCCATGTGCCAAGACATGGAGGCTGGAAGAAAAACAGAAAACAAGTGGTTCAGTGGGACAGTGATCAAGCTGGGAAAGGCCCATGGGATCCCTACCCCCACCTGTGAGGTTCTCTCAGCCTTGGTTGAGGCACGAGAGAATATCAGCCTTAGGATCGGCCAAGTTCGATAA
- a CDS encoding M20/M25/M40 family metallo-hydrolase, whose product MQTLIDTFSKLVSFDSVSYEEDQIALFLETALLHAGLYTEYDEGENLYGFLPGKGKTILLNAHMDTVDLARGAKVVEDGDLLRSDGTTALGADDKAAIAAILVALDTIKQQKIAHPNIVVLFTRSEEQGLVGAQSIDVSKLAAVSHGFTFDASGPVGGAISAAPSQDKIEAVFHGKGAHAGFKPETGISAIQMASQAVSSMNLLRIDEETTANVGSFIAPGAKNIVCDKATLVFEARSLNPNKLATQSTSMIDAMKSAAKDHGGSVDITHEHQYEAYHHREDATVLKHFKEACRRLGFSVRLAPTLGGSDANVLNKLGIETLVCTSGYEEPHTKSEYIPKKELENLFSLVLELITL is encoded by the coding sequence ATGCAAACCCTTATTGACACCTTTTCAAAATTGGTCTCTTTCGACTCGGTCTCCTATGAGGAAGACCAGATCGCACTCTTCTTGGAAACAGCACTGCTTCATGCCGGACTCTATACAGAATACGATGAGGGGGAGAATTTGTATGGCTTCCTTCCCGGAAAAGGCAAAACCATTCTGCTCAATGCCCATATGGATACTGTCGATTTAGCCCGTGGAGCAAAGGTTGTCGAAGATGGTGATCTTTTAAGGAGTGACGGAACCACCGCTCTTGGCGCTGATGACAAGGCAGCTATCGCTGCCATCCTGGTCGCTCTCGATACCATAAAACAGCAAAAGATTGCGCATCCAAATATCGTGGTACTCTTCACCAGAAGTGAAGAACAAGGATTGGTAGGAGCACAAAGTATTGATGTAAGTAAGCTCGCTGCCGTATCCCATGGATTCACGTTTGATGCCTCGGGCCCAGTGGGAGGAGCGATCAGCGCTGCCCCATCACAGGACAAGATAGAAGCGGTATTCCATGGCAAGGGAGCTCATGCCGGATTCAAACCAGAGACTGGCATAAGCGCCATCCAGATGGCAAGCCAAGCTGTCAGCTCAATGAACTTGCTTCGCATCGATGAAGAGACCACTGCAAATGTGGGGTCATTCATTGCTCCAGGAGCCAAGAACATTGTATGTGACAAGGCGACTCTGGTCTTTGAGGCAAGAAGCCTTAACCCAAACAAACTGGCAACACAATCGACAAGCATGATCGATGCAATGAAAAGTGCGGCCAAGGATCATGGCGGAAGCGTCGATATTACCCATGAACATCAGTATGAAGCATACCACCATAGGGAAGATGCAACAGTACTGAAGCACTTCAAGGAGGCGTGTAGGAGGCTGGGCTTTTCTGTGCGTCTTGCTCCTACACTCGGGGGAAGTGATGCAAATGTCTTGAACAAGCTAGGTATAGAGACTCTTGTCTGTACCTCTGGTTATGAAGAACCTCATACAAAGAGTGAATACATACCCAAGAAGGAACTGGAAAATCTGTTCTCCTTGGTATTGGAGTTAATTACATTATGA
- a CDS encoding aldo/keto reductase, with protein sequence MYTANETRYDSMRYRYAGKSGLRLPELSLGLWHNFGSEADGGVCRSILTTAFDNGITHFDLANNYGPPAGSAEERFCSILKHDLAPYRDELIISSKAGYYMWPGPYGEWGSRKYLISSCDQSLKRMGLEYVDIFYHHRPDPNTPLEETMGALAHLVRQGKALYVGISNYRAEEAVKAIKLLKEMGTPCVLNQVRYSMLDRWVEENDLLDAMGNQAGTICFSPLAQGLLTSRYLDGNVPEGSRASENRFLKADSITKERVALLGELNEVAKRRGQSLSELAISWLLKNEKVTSVLIGASSKAQLLQNLKALDKPSTFSSEELSELDAILQRWE encoded by the coding sequence ATGTATACAGCTAATGAAACTAGATATGATTCCATGCGTTATCGGTATGCAGGTAAGAGCGGACTCCGCCTTCCTGAGCTCTCCCTCGGCCTATGGCACAACTTTGGCTCTGAAGCTGACGGCGGGGTATGTAGGAGTATTCTTACTACAGCATTTGACAATGGTATTACCCATTTCGATTTGGCGAACAACTACGGCCCTCCCGCTGGCAGCGCAGAAGAGCGGTTTTGCTCCATTCTGAAACACGACCTCGCTCCTTACCGGGATGAGTTGATCATTTCCAGCAAGGCTGGCTACTACATGTGGCCAGGTCCATATGGTGAGTGGGGTAGTCGCAAGTACCTGATCAGCAGTTGTGACCAGTCCCTGAAGAGAATGGGGCTTGAGTATGTGGATATTTTCTACCACCACCGCCCTGACCCCAACACCCCTCTTGAGGAGACCATGGGAGCGCTTGCCCATTTGGTCCGTCAGGGAAAAGCCTTGTATGTGGGAATCAGCAATTACCGTGCAGAAGAAGCAGTCAAAGCTATCAAGCTGTTGAAAGAGATGGGTACTCCCTGTGTATTGAACCAGGTGCGGTACTCGATGCTGGACCGCTGGGTGGAAGAGAATGATTTGCTGGATGCCATGGGTAACCAGGCAGGAACCATCTGTTTCTCTCCCCTTGCCCAAGGGTTGTTGACTTCACGCTATCTTGATGGAAACGTTCCAGAAGGTTCACGTGCAAGTGAAAATCGATTCCTGAAGGCTGATTCCATTACCAAGGAGCGGGTTGCACTGCTTGGAGAACTTAATGAGGTAGCCAAGCGCCGTGGGCAGAGCCTCTCTGAGCTTGCCATCAGTTGGCTGCTCAAGAATGAGAAAGTAACCAGTGTACTCATTGGCGCCAGCAGCAAGGCACAGTTGCTCCAGAACTTAAAGGCATTGGACAAGCCGTCTACATTCTCCTCAGAAGAGCTCTCTGAGCTGGATGCTATTTTGCAACGGTGGGAGTAG
- a CDS encoding DUF1801 domain-containing protein: MYAQEVDAYIAELEKEQRIPLDQIRTLVHEVVPDVVESIKWRMPTFSLPGGGDIIHMAAFKKHIGLYPLPEAIDEFQEALAPYHTSKGAIQFPFGSVLPLDVIERIIQFRLNVLLEKKN, translated from the coding sequence ATGTATGCACAGGAAGTAGATGCCTATATTGCAGAGCTTGAGAAAGAGCAGAGAATACCCTTGGACCAGATACGTACTCTGGTCCATGAGGTAGTTCCTGATGTCGTGGAGTCCATCAAGTGGAGGATGCCTACCTTTAGCTTGCCTGGTGGTGGGGATATCATCCATATGGCAGCTTTCAAGAAACATATTGGCCTCTACCCGCTTCCTGAAGCTATCGATGAGTTCCAGGAAGCATTGGCTCCCTATCATACAAGTAAAGGAGCAATCCAGTTCCCCTTTGGGTCTGTATTGCCCCTTGATGTGATTGAGAGGATCATCCAGTTCAGGCTTAACGTCTTATTAGAAAAAAAGAACTAG
- a CDS encoding MerR family transcriptional regulator produces MKYTIKEMAELSGVSERTLRYWEEYGLLIPVRHPQNGYRLYGKKELLVIQQILFYRELEFSLKTIKSLLDDPNFKAESALEKQRELLLKKRNKLDQLITTITYTIQESKGEITMSDKEHFEGFKKQMIAENESQFGEEIRQKYGEETVEKANAQMMGMTEETYKTFTALGIEVLEKLQAAAKEGDPTSPLAREVASLHAEWLRFTWPHYSAEAHRGIVQMYTDDERFGTYYQGNAKFLKDAVNHFLDEE; encoded by the coding sequence ATGAAGTATACGATCAAAGAAATGGCAGAGCTAAGTGGAGTAAGCGAACGTACCCTCCGTTACTGGGAGGAGTATGGTCTCCTCATCCCTGTCAGGCACCCTCAGAATGGATATCGGCTCTATGGTAAAAAGGAATTGCTGGTGATACAGCAGATTCTTTTCTATCGGGAGCTGGAATTCTCGTTAAAAACCATCAAATCTCTACTTGATGATCCAAATTTTAAAGCCGAGAGCGCCTTGGAAAAACAGAGAGAACTACTCCTGAAAAAACGTAACAAACTCGACCAGCTCATCACGACCATTACGTATACCATCCAGGAAAGCAAAGGAGAGATTACCATGAGTGACAAAGAGCACTTTGAAGGTTTCAAGAAGCAGATGATTGCTGAGAATGAATCACAATTTGGTGAAGAAATTCGCCAAAAGTACGGAGAGGAAACCGTAGAGAAGGCAAATGCACAGATGATGGGAATGACCGAGGAAACCTATAAAACGTTTACAGCATTGGGGATTGAGGTGTTAGAAAAACTTCAGGCAGCGGCCAAGGAAGGAGACCCTACCAGCCCTCTTGCAAGGGAAGTGGCATCCCTCCATGCCGAATGGCTCCGATTCACGTGGCCCCACTACTCAGCGGAAGCTCATCGGGGTATCGTACAGATGTACACAGACGACGAGCGGTTTGGGACATACTACCAGGGCAACGCCAAATTTCTCAAGGATGCCGTGAACCATTTCCTTGACGAGGAATAA